The Streptomyces sp. NBC_01255 genome window below encodes:
- a CDS encoding metal-dependent transcriptional regulator yields MSGLIDTTEMYLRTILELEEEGVVPMRARIAERLDQSGPTVSQTVARMERDGLVAVASDRHLELTDEGRRLATRVMRKHRLAECLLVDVIGLEWEQVHAEACRWEHVMSEAVERRVLELLRHPTESPYGNPIPGLEELGEKAEAEAFLDDSMVSLADLDASGGKTVVVRRIGEPIQTDAQLMYTLRRAGVQPGSVVSVTESPGGVLVGSSGEAAELVAEVAAHVFVAKR; encoded by the coding sequence ATGTCCGGACTGATCGACACAACGGAGATGTATCTCCGCACCATCCTCGAGCTTGAGGAGGAAGGTGTGGTCCCTATGCGCGCCCGGATCGCCGAGCGGCTCGACCAGAGCGGCCCCACGGTGAGCCAGACGGTGGCCCGGATGGAGCGCGACGGCCTGGTGGCCGTGGCGAGTGACCGCCATCTGGAGCTGACGGACGAGGGCCGCCGCCTCGCCACCCGCGTCATGCGCAAGCACCGCCTCGCGGAGTGTCTGCTCGTCGACGTGATCGGCCTGGAGTGGGAGCAGGTCCACGCGGAGGCGTGCCGCTGGGAGCACGTGATGAGCGAGGCCGTGGAGCGGCGGGTCCTGGAGCTGCTGCGTCACCCGACGGAGTCGCCGTACGGGAACCCGATCCCGGGTCTCGAGGAGCTGGGCGAGAAGGCGGAGGCCGAGGCCTTCCTCGACGACTCGATGGTCTCCCTCGCGGACCTGGACGCGAGCGGTGGCAAGACGGTGGTCGTGCGCCGGATCGGCGAGCCGATCCAGACGGACGCCCAGCTGATGTACACGCTGCGGAGGGCGGGCGTGCAGCCCGGTTCCGTGGTGTCGGTGACGGAGTCGCCGGGTGGTGTCCTCGTGGGCAGCAGCGGCGAGGCCGCCGAGCTGGTCGCGGAGGTCGCGGCGCACGTCTTCGTCGCGAAGCGCTGA
- a CDS encoding PAS domain-containing protein produces the protein MSAFTGAASETASVPGAGADLLAALLDGMDAALCALDADGTITHWNREAERILGWSAGEAVGRRGFGGWAARGADAEETLGRLMGAMKGPGRQVHELALLRKDGGRVLVRSQAAGVRGADGSPAGVYCAFSEVHVQLDLERSVALSEALFEDASWGVVLVDADLRPAVVNGHAARAFGTGRTALLGRPLGDVVVHGAEELEAALQHVLAAGTPPAPAEVWVTLRTSSGEQRRCWRSGFLRLSSPMAEEPVPLGVAWLFQDVTEDRLAVREADRLRFRWSQLHRAGAAAAECETAEEAATVLLDFALAGFADHALVDRVVGERRLTRALATPPSAPGPSSPVVGGDIPLRYGPRHPALQALDRAGTVRASAGRTAEVWAEAHQWPGDAAHALCAVLRTRGRTLGVLTFLRAACRPGFEREDVVFAETVASRIAAELGLPPGE, from the coding sequence ATGAGTGCATTCACGGGGGCCGCGAGCGAGACCGCCTCCGTTCCGGGGGCCGGGGCCGATCTGTTGGCCGCGCTGCTCGACGGGATGGACGCGGCGCTCTGCGCCCTGGACGCCGACGGGACGATCACGCACTGGAACCGTGAGGCCGAGCGGATCCTCGGCTGGTCCGCCGGGGAGGCCGTCGGGCGGCGCGGGTTCGGGGGGTGGGCGGCGCGCGGCGCGGACGCCGAGGAGACCCTCGGGCGGCTGATGGGGGCCATGAAGGGCCCCGGCCGGCAGGTCCATGAGCTGGCGCTGCTGCGCAAGGACGGTGGGCGGGTGCTCGTACGGAGCCAGGCCGCCGGGGTGCGCGGCGCCGACGGCAGCCCGGCGGGCGTCTACTGCGCGTTCAGCGAGGTCCACGTACAGCTCGATCTGGAGCGTTCCGTCGCCCTGAGCGAGGCCCTCTTCGAGGACGCCTCCTGGGGTGTCGTCCTCGTCGACGCCGACCTGCGCCCCGCCGTCGTCAACGGCCACGCGGCCCGCGCCTTCGGTACGGGCCGTACGGCCCTGCTCGGCCGCCCGCTCGGCGACGTCGTCGTGCACGGCGCCGAGGAGCTGGAGGCCGCCCTCCAGCACGTCCTGGCGGCCGGCACGCCGCCCGCGCCCGCCGAGGTGTGGGTGACGCTGCGGACGTCGTCGGGCGAGCAGCGCCGGTGCTGGCGCAGCGGCTTCCTGCGGCTGTCCTCGCCGATGGCGGAGGAGCCGGTGCCGCTGGGCGTGGCCTGGCTGTTCCAGGACGTGACGGAGGACCGGCTCGCGGTGCGCGAGGCGGACCGGCTGCGGTTCCGGTGGAGCCAGCTGCACCGGGCGGGCGCGGCGGCCGCGGAGTGCGAGACCGCGGAGGAGGCGGCGACGGTCCTGCTCGACTTCGCCCTGGCCGGTTTCGCGGACCACGCCCTCGTCGACCGGGTCGTCGGGGAGCGCCGTCTGACCCGCGCCCTGGCCACCCCGCCGAGTGCCCCCGGACCGTCCTCCCCGGTCGTGGGCGGCGACATTCCGCTGCGGTACGGGCCGAGGCATCCGGCGCTCCAGGCCTTGGACCGTGCGGGCACCGTGCGGGCGAGCGCGGGCCGGACCGCCGAGGTGTGGGCGGAGGCCCATCAGTGGCCCGGGGACGCGGCGCACGCCCTGTGCGCGGTCCTGCGCACCCGGGGCCGGACGCTGGGCGTGCTGACGTTCCTGCGGGCCGCGTGCCGCCCGGGCTTCGAGCGGGAGGACGTGGTCTTCGCGGAGACGGTGGCGTCCAGGATCGCGGCGGAGCTCGGACTACCGCCGGGGGAGTGA
- a CDS encoding SIS domain-containing protein, translated as MGESKLAGQFFDAAIGLLQQVRDGDSEEIAAAGAAIAEAVANGNRLFAFGAGHSSLAAQDVVYRAGGLALMNLLAVPGVVGVDVMPATLGSALERVDGLAGAVLDSSPAKAGDVLIIISLSGRNALPVEMAMNARALGLTVIGVTSVAYATETKSRHVSGSYLKDHCDIVLDSRIAIGDAELTHEGIEAPFAPASTVVTSALMQATMAAAAEELVRRGIEPPLLRSGNVDGGHEWNGRVMTEYGDRIFFRH; from the coding sequence ATGGGCGAGAGCAAGCTGGCCGGACAGTTCTTCGACGCCGCGATCGGCCTGCTCCAGCAGGTCCGCGACGGGGACTCCGAAGAGATCGCCGCCGCCGGCGCCGCGATCGCCGAAGCCGTCGCGAACGGCAACAGGCTCTTCGCCTTCGGCGCGGGCCACTCCTCGCTCGCCGCCCAGGACGTCGTCTACCGGGCCGGCGGCCTCGCGCTGATGAACCTGCTCGCCGTCCCCGGCGTCGTCGGCGTGGACGTCATGCCCGCCACGCTCGGCTCGGCCCTGGAGCGGGTCGACGGCCTCGCCGGGGCGGTCCTGGACTCCTCCCCCGCCAAGGCCGGGGACGTCCTGATCATCATCTCCCTCTCCGGACGCAACGCCCTGCCCGTCGAGATGGCGATGAACGCCCGCGCCCTCGGCCTCACCGTCATCGGCGTCACCTCCGTGGCGTACGCGACGGAGACGAAGTCGCGGCACGTCTCGGGGTCGTACCTCAAGGACCACTGCGACATCGTCCTCGACTCCAGGATCGCCATCGGGGACGCGGAGCTCACCCACGAGGGCATCGAGGCGCCGTTCGCACCCGCGTCGACCGTCGTGACCAGCGCGCTCATGCAGGCCACGATGGCCGCCGCCGCCGAGGAACTCGTACGCCGGGGCATCGAGCCGCCGCTGCTGCGCTCCGGGAACGTGGACGGCGGGCACGAGTGGAACGGCCGCGTGATGACGGAGTACGGCGACCGGATCTTCTTCCGGCACTGA
- the pdxH gene encoding pyridoxamine 5'-phosphate oxidase produces the protein MMRGSVTSGTLRRSGERGLAPGGAGQTEVLRQDGPVTDPATNADAVTDAPDPDALDPADMREQYRTTELSVSDLAPEPIAQFSRWFKETAENPAIHEPNAMVVSTATPDGRPSSRTVLLKHYDAAGFVFFTNYSSRKGEELAANPQISLLFPWHPLARQVIVTGRAVRTGRDETVAYFRTRPHGSQLGAWASHQSSVIASREELLARYEELETRYPEDEQVPVPPEWGGIRVVPDAVEFWQGHENRLHDRLRYVREDTGAEDNGGETWRVERLAP, from the coding sequence ATGATGCGGGGAAGCGTGACATCCGGCACACTGCGCCGATCCGGCGAGAGAGGATTAGCGCCGGGCGGTGCCGGGCAGACTGAGGTGCTGCGGCAGGATGGCCCCGTGACCGATCCCGCGACGAACGCCGACGCCGTGACCGACGCCCCGGATCCCGACGCCCTGGATCCCGCCGACATGCGCGAGCAGTACCGCACCACGGAGCTGTCCGTGTCCGACCTCGCGCCCGAGCCGATCGCGCAGTTCTCCCGCTGGTTCAAGGAGACCGCGGAGAACCCGGCGATCCACGAGCCGAACGCGATGGTCGTCTCCACGGCGACCCCCGACGGCCGCCCGTCCTCCCGGACGGTCCTGCTGAAGCACTACGACGCGGCCGGCTTCGTCTTCTTCACCAACTACAGCTCGCGCAAGGGCGAGGAGCTGGCGGCCAACCCGCAGATCTCGCTGCTCTTCCCCTGGCACCCGCTGGCCCGCCAGGTCATCGTCACGGGCCGCGCGGTCCGCACGGGCCGCGACGAGACGGTCGCCTACTTCCGCACCCGCCCGCACGGCTCCCAGCTCGGCGCCTGGGCGAGCCACCAGTCCTCGGTGATCGCCTCCCGCGAGGAACTCCTCGCCCGCTACGAGGAGCTGGAGACCCGCTACCCCGAGGACGAACAGGTCCCGGTCCCGCCGGAGTGGGGCGGCATCCGGGTCGTCCCGGACGCGGTCGAGTTCTGGCAGGGCCACGAGAACCGCCTCCACGACCGCCTGCGGTACGTCCGTGAGGACACCGGCGCCGAGGACAACGGCGGCGAAACCTGGCGCGTGGAGCGCCTCGCTCCCTGA